The genomic DNA GCCATTGATAATTTGGGGGTTTTTATCTTGAATTTCTTTTACTTATAATTAGAAATTGACTAACTCAAAATgctgagaaaataactcaaaattgaccaaaaaaataaacaaatttctAGTTATTAAGTGGAAAATCTGAACTTACGGACTAAATATGTGTTCACCTTTAAGGTTTCTCAAATGTTCATACCTGATGAGGTCATAAGTGCGCGTGCGGTGGAGACTTAACTATTGGGGGTAAATGAAAAAGTGTAACAACCATTAGCCATATCGCGAATTGGCCATAATTAATCTGAGATTTTAACCTGCATTAATCttcagcagcagattaacaTGGCTATGGAGGCGGAGAACCAGAAGGTGAGTCCATTGCCAAGTTTGCCATTGCCGCTTTGCTAGCGAATCTTTCAGCTAACAGGGCTAAAGTAAGTAAATAATGCCGGGTTATATTAGGTTATATGAAATAAACTTTATCACAGTTAGTTTAAGACACTTCATGAGCCACTTTTTGCCCAATAAGTTTTTGagtaattaaacaaaacaaagatgctttttttttaatcttgtggAAGTGGTTTAACATGCTAGCTAACTAAGTTATTTACAAGTATGTAAGAAGTGAACTAAGGGTCTTTATTAGTGGGGCATGGTGTTCTAGTTTAAAGTAAATTTTTGGCTGAAAGATATTCATGTTAAAGTTCGCTGCagataggttaaaaaaaatgaaaaaataagtcTTCCTTAATTATCAATTAGTTGATGGCGGAATAAAGTTGGACGGTtgcgtggtggttagcattgttgcctcacagctagaaggtttggccttctgtgtggaatttgtaTGTCCTCcgcgtgtttgcgtgggtttcctcccacagcccaaagacctgccgttactggggttaggttaattggtaattctaaattgtccgaatttgtctctctgtgttagccctgcgacaggctggcgacctgtacaggctgGGATAGGCCCCCACCCATTAGGTTAATTGCTAATTGTTTTCGCGGTGTTTTATTTAACTGgcatttattattttgaagTGACCGTAGACGGTTTCAGCTTTATGAAGCAGTGAAGCTTTGTTAACATTTTGCATGTTGTAGCATAAATGGTCCTTTCTGGCTGCAGGTGCTTCAGCCTTGGCTAAGAACCTACTCTTCAatgatttattttgttagttGGACTTAAGTGAATGATTATTAAGTTTTATTGTTCCTAGAAGCTCTTTAtagtaatataatataatgctGAAAGTTCCTCATAAACAGAGTTACATTAATTTTAGAATCCACATTGTGTAAGTGGGATTTATGCTCtccggccactttgttaggtacacctagTTTTTGGTCGTTAACACGAATGTCTGATCAATTTCAGAAACTggtgatctgctgggattttcccacaaaaccatctctagggtttaaagagaaaatatccagtaagcagCTGTTCTCTGGGCAGGAAATgacttgttgatgccagaggagaatggctagACTGCTTTCAgttgacaggaaggcaacagtaactcaaataactactcattacaatcaaggtatgcagaagaccaTCTCTGAAggcacaacatgtcaaaccttgaagcaaatgggttacagcagcagcagcagaagaccacactgggtgccacttctgtcagctaagaaaaacaaactgagcttATAATTCACATGTAGGCTCACCAAAATGGGACAACGGAAGACTGGAAAATGTTGCCTAGTCTGATgggtctcgatttctgctgcagcattcagatggtagagtcagaatttggcacagaaaacatggatccatcctgccagTATGGACCGAAACCGATCAGACTGCTAGTGGTGTAATGCTGTAGCGgctattttcttggcacactttgggccccttagtaccatctcagtatttttttaaacaccacagcctacctgagtattgttgtgtttatgaccacagtgtacccattttctgatggctactcccagcaggataacacaggatgtcacaaagctcagatcatctcaaactggtttcttgagcatGACGGTGCTCCACAGTCCCCAGATCTCTATCCAATAAAGTgcctttgagatgtggtgaaacaggagatttgcatcacggacaaatctgcagcaactgtgtgatcctGTCATGTtattatggaccaaaatctctgaacccCAGTACtaccaaggtgtacctaataaactgtCCAGTGAGTGTTCTTAAACTTGACCATTTCATAGGAAATAACTTTGAGAGCTGACTAACCAGATTATGAGTATAGTTTCTTACTGGCCTGAAGTatgacctggaaaaaaaaaaatttctgggcCTGAGGGCCTGGAGATGTGTAACACTTTCCACAGATTTTCTTTGAAAATTAAAGTGGACATAAATATGGAAATGtctgcaggaaaaataaaataactggtgTTTGCTTGAATGCTGCAAATGAAATTTTACATTCCACCCACTTGGTCACACAACATGAAATCCACTGTTGTATTTAAAGTTCTTATTTTCATCCTACTGTACATCCCAGAATGGCAGCAGTTCCTCGACCAATGATGCGCTACTGCCAGGTGATCACGCTGACGGCCTGACTGACCACAACCCCACCTTTGGCTCCGTGATCCACAACAGGATTTTTGTTGGGGGGATTGACTACAAGGTGAGAGCTGCTGTTTAGCAGGGGAAAAATACGTTTGGGCAGGTAGAgtgaagcaaaataaataagctGAAGCTGTGAGATAATCATGGCCTGTCACTCAAGTCACTCCAGAAGTCAATAACTAAAATCTAAAGGAAAACTCATGTCTCTATTAAGCAGATTTTTTAGTCTAGATGAAACATTATATATTTGCCATCTTGTTGATTCCAAATTTGatcacaccagggttattatagttaacgaaaacgagcgaaataacgaaaactgaaattgaaaaaacattgtcgttaactgaaataaataaaaactataattaaaaggaaaaaacgataactaattaaaactgaattgtgagtttacaaaactaactaaaactaactgaaattatcgataaactgactttcatttacttgttttttgggggggggtttttaagccttgtggattgatatgaaatcattgtttccgctctccgagtttaagctgggagcgccacaggacaactgtgtgagtgcgcatgtgcgtgcgctcaccgcgctggtccgcaaagtaatggctgcggtctgccgagaaagcggcagagtcccgtatggaggttctttgagtacaaacacctgcacacgaccacaaggtaattaacacacacaatccagctacacaagcataaatgcggacatgaggtcggcaacttctgtagcttgtgtacagaggccgcaaagaccctgcaggtttaattagcgagcatctaaccaagctagctccaaaacagaagcagcttcaggtggtgagaacatcaggatgcagatggatttgacctttgactccttcaaagagtttgtttttgtttaacaccacatgtaggcgttattaatctgctgcactgatgctgaagtttattgtggagtttattgtagaatttattgagtttgggagttcatgtttttctttgtttctccctgttgatgttcatgtgtgtccttaatattacacaaatttagcatgtcttgtgaacagttggttgttgactatatttctttaaactgtatcttttgtcaagttttcattacacaatagtcacttttgcgccttgaatcttgcacctgatcaggtatgaaaatactaaaactaatactgaaactaactgaaactaactaaaactaagcatgaaaccaaaaataaaaactaataaaaacgagcaaaacctctctgaaaactaattaaaactaactgaattagagaaataaaagtaaaaactaactaaaactaaactataatgtaaaatccaaaactattataaccctggatcacacactgtttgtgttatttaaaaTCTGCACTCACGTGTATCAAAGAAAAGTACCTGTATCATTGTCATTGTGAGGTTGAAATTTTATTATGATGGCCATCACCACCAACTTGCATACAGCTATTTCACAGATGCCCCCTGGTGGTTGTCCTGTAAAACtacatggggaaaaaataatGTAGAGCAAATGATTTAAAGCACTCTGTTTTGCAATGATGAAACaatcaaatgtgtgtttttgtgcatgtttgtaGTTTAATGAAAGCGACCTGCGAGGCCTGTTCTCTGAACACGGCACAGTGAAAGATGTGAAGATTGTCTTAGATCACCTAGGGATGTCAAAGGGGTCAGTACAATGTCTTATTCCTTTCATATACAGAATGTGACTGAATATTAATGTATGCACCTGCGACTTTCTGGCCTTCGACTTTAAGCATCAGTAAAACAGTTTCCCTGGATTCTTTGCATTTTAACAGATATGGGTTTGTTACATTTGAATCCAGAGAAGAGGCACAGAAAATCCTGAATAATGTAAGTAACTTTACTGCGCTCAAACATATCGTACATCTACCTGAACTTTATTGTCTCATGTGACTTCTGTACTCCGTTCATATATTACAGGCTAATGGAATCACTTTCAAAGACAAGAAGCTCAGCATCGGTCAGGCTTTTCGAAAGCGTCAATCTTCACGTCAACGTGAGTTGACGGTCCAGTAGTGCAGGTGTTTGGCTTAATTATCAGCAGCTGTGTCTTACCTGTTCTAAAATAATCCGTGGTTTAATTCTTTTTCCCAGCGACGATCGCCTCCACAGCCAGCTGTGAACTTGCCGTGCCTCATCACGCATCCTGCACGCAACTGACCACATCCACAGGCTGTCCCTACACTTACTATAATGGAGTTGCCTACTTCCACTGCCCCAACATGAACCCTCCTTCCCACCAGTGGCTTGTACGTACTGATAGAACACCCATTTAATACTTAGTGCTGTAAAAAGCCTTGACACCCAGAGAACCAGActgtattgtaattttttttctttatttggtgATTGGGCTTAAAAATCCAATATCAGctaattatactttttttttttttttttttttcagacacatgaaacaaacagatttccttaatttttgttatgtgtagttatttgaGTCTTTACTCAGATaatatgaaaatgcattttaatcctAAAAAGAGCTTAAACTTTGTGATGCTTTTTCTAAAAGAGACTATACCCAGAAAACCCAGAACACTGACACCTACAGATAGCATTGCAGTAATGCAGACTAATCAGATGCTCTTTTCTAACTAATATAAATACTTGTATGATTGATGACCTCCTTGCAGCCGCCGTCTTCACTGATGGTCCCTCATTCTCATCCACCTGTGTATGAGCAACCAGCCAGTCAGCCCTACCAGGTCAGCTCAGCCTTTCAGGGATCCAATCATTTCTCACCACGATACCATTTAACAAGCGCAGCAGGTTATTTAACAGCCTGCTCTCTTTCTGCCTCACCCTCACTCCAGTGCATCCCAAACCAGTATCAGTCGAATGCCGTCCAGGTAGACAAAATGCTGCTACACATGAGTTTCAGTTCAGGAGTATGTGGCCGGTTTTCACctgttttttaatgtctgttCTCCAGTGGCAGATGCCCTCCAGTGCAGTCCTGTACTCCCAGCAGTCACAGTATCTTTACCTGCCTGCTGATGGAGGCTCTACCCAGCCACCTGCGGTGTTCATGGAGGACTCCACAGTAGAGGTGCAGATTGATCGAGGAAAACCAAAATCCTGCAAATTTATTTAACTATATCTGTTCCCACAAGTATGTTTGCTAAAGTTTTGTGCTTTTTACCTGGAAGGTAGGGGGTTTGTTAAACTAAACTTTCATGATCTAATGTTTGTATGATGCATGACTGTAAAATGGGTTTCATTTTTGTACTGTAATTACAGCTTGAGTGTAAAAACCTCAGAGGTGTAACTGAGAATGAAATGAGGAGTTTTGTTATAATTCCACCATAGGAGTATTAAGGAAAATTGGTTTTAAGGGCGCGCTCacttcagcctttttttttttttttttcttttcctatgCTTGCAGTTTCGAGAGCCAACAGTGCAGCATGGTTACCCAGTATATGCTCAGAGAGCAGAAGGAACGACACATGTTGTTCTGCAAGTTGACCCTGGAAAGGTAAATTGGTTTTCTTGTGTTATAATTAAGCAGCACGCTAAGGTGGTTGGCTGGGTGTTGCTTCTGTGTCTCACTGACATTATACAGAGCCAAGAAGTGTGTGAAGCCTCACAGGGATTAATTGTGTGCTAACATGATTATTTTAGACTTTGGCCATGTTAAATATGACCATCCACCat from Archocentrus centrarchus isolate MPI-CPG fArcCen1 chromosome 2, fArcCen1, whole genome shotgun sequence includes the following:
- the LOC115793061 gene encoding protein boule-like encodes the protein MAMEAENQKNGSSSSTNDALLPGDHADGLTDHNPTFGSVIHNRIFVGGIDYKFNESDLRGLFSEHGTVKDVKIVLDHLGMSKGYGFVTFESREEAQKILNNANGITFKDKKLSIGQAFRKRQSSRQPTIASTASCELAVPHHASCTQLTTSTGCPYTYYNGVAYFHCPNMNPPSHQWLPPSSLMVPHSHPPVYEQPASQPYQCIPNQYQSNAVQWQMPSSAVLYSQQSQYLYLPADGGSTQPPAVFMEDSTVEFREPTVQHGYPVYAQRAEGTTHVVLQVDPGKNQMFPPWWVHLKPRHRRHIHHKDSHHLPESAEP